A stretch of Enterobacter cloacae complex sp. ECNIH7 DNA encodes these proteins:
- the mukF gene encoding chromosome partition protein MukF: protein MSEFSQTVPELVAWARKNDFSISLPVDRLSFLLAVATLNGERLDGEMSEGELVDAFRHVSDAFEQTSETISVRANNAINDMVRQRLLNRFTSEQAEGNAIYRLTPLGIGITDYYIRQREFSTLRLSMQLSIVAGELKRAADAADENGDEFHWHRNVYAPLKYSVAEIFDSIDLTQRLMDEQQQQVKDDIAQLLNKDWRAAISSCELLLSETSGTLRELQDTLEAAGDKLQANLLRIQDATLAHDDLHFIDRLVFDLQSKLDRIISWGQQSIDLWIGYDRHVHKFIRTAIDMDKNRVFAQRLRQSVQTYFDAPWALTYANADRLLDMRDEEMALRDEEVTGELPPDLEYEEFNEIREQLAAMIEEQLAVYKTRQVPLDLGLVVRDYLAQYPRARHFDIARIVVDQAVRLGVAQADFTGLPPKWQPINDYGAKVQAHVIDKY from the coding sequence ATGAGTGAATTTTCCCAGACAGTCCCCGAACTGGTTGCCTGGGCCAGGAAAAACGATTTCTCCATCTCGCTGCCGGTAGACAGACTCTCTTTCCTGCTGGCGGTTGCCACGCTGAACGGCGAACGGCTGGATGGTGAAATGAGCGAGGGTGAACTGGTGGATGCGTTCCGCCATGTCAGTGATGCGTTTGAGCAAACCAGCGAAACCATTAGCGTGCGTGCCAACAACGCAATCAACGATATGGTGCGTCAACGTCTGCTGAACCGCTTTACCAGCGAGCAGGCGGAAGGAAACGCCATCTATCGTCTGACGCCACTGGGCATCGGCATCACCGATTATTATATCCGCCAGCGTGAATTTTCCACGCTGCGTCTTTCCATGCAGCTCTCGATCGTGGCGGGTGAGCTTAAGCGCGCCGCCGACGCAGCGGATGAAAACGGTGACGAATTCCACTGGCACCGTAACGTCTACGCGCCGCTGAAATATTCGGTGGCCGAGATTTTCGACAGTATCGATCTCACCCAGCGCCTGATGGACGAGCAGCAGCAGCAGGTGAAAGACGATATCGCACAGCTGCTGAATAAAGACTGGCGAGCGGCCATCTCCAGCTGTGAACTTCTGCTGTCAGAAACTTCCGGCACGCTGCGTGAGCTCCAGGATACGCTGGAAGCCGCAGGGGACAAGCTGCAGGCGAATCTGCTGCGCATCCAGGACGCGACGCTGGCGCACGACGATCTGCATTTTATCGATCGTCTGGTCTTCGATCTGCAGAGCAAACTCGACCGCATTATCAGCTGGGGTCAGCAGTCAATCGATCTGTGGATCGGCTACGACCGACACGTGCATAAATTTATCCGTACCGCGATTGATATGGATAAAAACCGCGTCTTTGCTCAGCGTCTGCGTCAGTCGGTGCAGACCTATTTCGATGCGCCGTGGGCGCTGACCTACGCCAATGCCGATCGTCTGCTGGATATGCGCGACGAAGAGATGGCGCTGCGCGATGAAGAGGTGACCGGTGAACTGCCGCCGGATCTGGAATACGAAGAATTTAACGAAATTCGCGAGCAGCTTGCGGCGATGATCGAAGAACAGCTCGCTGTCTACAAAACCAGACAAGTGCCGCTGGATCTTGGTCTCGTGGTGCGCGACTATCTGGCGCAATATCCACGCGCGCGCCACTTCGACATTGCCCGCATTGTGGTAGACCAGGCGGTGCGCCTGGGCGTCGCGCAAGCAGATTTCACCGGACTGCCGCCGAAGTGGCAGCCAATTAACGATTACGGAGCCAAGGTACAGGCGCATGTCATTGACAAATATTGA
- the ldtD gene encoding L,D-transpeptidase, with amino-acid sequence MLLKKECGRQLSALSLCLAVMFAPLLTAQADEPEIVPTDSSATTGAQPTSLSQPLEQSPATAIMAGIKPLPEGIDAESLSQQLQSGLPSGYAPVYLNQLTLLYAARDMKPMWENRDAVRAFQQQLAEVAIAGFQPQFTKWVELLTDPAVTGQARDVVLSDAMMGYLQFVAGIPVNGNRWLYSDKPYKLATPALSVINQWQLALDNGELPRFIASLAPAHPQYATLHQSLLALVGDSRPWPQMRGTATLRPGQWSSDVPALREILTRSGLLDGGPHIALPGDDPQNAAVSPSAPVKEKKTIAVSNKPAAYDRELVAAVKQFQTAQGLGADGVIGQTTRDWLNVSPAQRAGVLALNIQRLRLLPGTLSTGIMVNIPAYSLVYYQDGSEKLASRVIVGRPDRKTPMMSSALNNVVVNPPWNVPPTLARKDILPKVWNDPGYLERHGYTVMRGWNSKEAIDPYMVDWSTITASNLPFRFQQAPGAHNSLGRYKFNMPSSDAIYLHDTPNHNLFQKDTRALSSGCVRVNKASELANMLLQDAGWNDTRISDALKQGDTRYVNIRHNIPVNLYYLTAFVGEDGRTQYRTDIYNYDLTARSGAQILPKAEQLIR; translated from the coding sequence ATGTTGCTTAAGAAAGAATGTGGTCGTCAGCTGTCGGCGCTAAGTTTATGCCTGGCAGTGATGTTTGCTCCACTGTTAACCGCCCAGGCCGACGAGCCTGAAATTGTGCCGACTGACAGCTCGGCAACGACGGGCGCGCAGCCAACGTCGTTGTCCCAGCCTCTGGAGCAGTCTCCGGCAACGGCTATCATGGCCGGTATTAAGCCGCTGCCGGAAGGCATCGACGCCGAATCGCTCAGCCAGCAGCTGCAGTCGGGGCTGCCGTCCGGGTACGCGCCTGTCTATCTCAATCAGCTCACGCTCCTTTATGCTGCCCGCGATATGAAACCGATGTGGGAAAACCGCGATGCCGTTCGCGCCTTCCAGCAGCAGCTGGCGGAGGTCGCGATTGCAGGGTTTCAGCCGCAGTTTACAAAATGGGTTGAGCTGTTAACCGATCCTGCCGTCACCGGGCAGGCGCGGGACGTGGTGCTTTCCGATGCCATGATGGGCTACCTGCAGTTCGTGGCGGGTATTCCGGTCAACGGCAACCGTTGGCTTTACAGCGATAAGCCGTACAAGCTGGCGACGCCGGCACTGTCGGTGATTAACCAATGGCAGTTAGCGCTGGATAACGGCGAACTGCCGCGCTTTATCGCCAGCCTCGCACCGGCGCACCCACAATATGCCACTCTGCACCAGTCGCTCCTCGCGCTGGTGGGTGACTCGCGCCCATGGCCTCAGATGCGCGGCACCGCGACGCTGCGTCCGGGGCAGTGGAGCAGCGATGTGCCTGCCCTGCGCGAGATCCTGACTCGCTCCGGTCTTCTTGATGGCGGGCCACATATTGCGTTGCCAGGCGACGATCCGCAAAATGCGGCGGTCAGCCCGTCAGCTCCCGTGAAAGAGAAAAAAACGATTGCCGTCAGCAATAAACCCGCAGCATACGATCGCGAGCTGGTTGCGGCAGTGAAGCAATTCCAGACCGCACAGGGGCTGGGAGCCGATGGCGTCATTGGCCAGACGACGCGAGACTGGCTGAACGTATCGCCTGCGCAGCGGGCAGGGGTGCTGGCGCTCAATATCCAGCGTTTGCGCCTGCTGCCGGGAACGCTCTCTACCGGAATTATGGTTAACATTCCGGCTTATTCCCTGGTCTATTATCAGGACGGTAGCGAAAAACTGGCGTCGCGCGTGATTGTCGGGCGTCCGGATCGTAAAACACCGATGATGAGCAGCGCGCTGAATAACGTGGTGGTTAACCCACCGTGGAACGTGCCGCCGACGCTGGCGAGAAAAGACATTCTGCCGAAGGTCTGGAACGATCCGGGGTATCTGGAACGTCATGGCTATACGGTGATGCGCGGATGGAACAGTAAAGAGGCCATCGATCCTTATATGGTCGACTGGTCGACAATTACGGCTTCTAATCTGCCGTTCCGTTTCCAGCAGGCACCCGGGGCGCATAACTCTTTAGGGCGTTACAAGTTCAATATGCCGAGTTCAGACGCTATATATCTGCACGATACGCCGAACCACAACCTGTTCCAGAAAGATACTCGCGCGCTGAGTTCTGGCTGCGTACGCGTGAACAAAGCCTCGGAGCTTGCCAATATGCTATTGCAGGATGCGGGCTGGAACGATACGCGTATTTCGGATGCCCTGAAGCAGGGGGATACGCGTTACGTTAATATTCGACACAACATTCCGGTCAATCTCTACTATCTGACGGCGTTTGTTGGCGAAGACGGGCGTACTCAGTACCGTACAGATATTTACAATTATGATCTCACCGCGCGATCCGGCGCACAAATTTTGCCAAAAGCGGAACAATTAATCAGGTAA
- a CDS encoding YcbK family protein, with product MDKFDANRRKLLALGGVALGAAAILPTPAFATLSTPRPRVLTLNNLHTGESLKAEFFDGRGYIQDELARLNHFFRDFRANKIKAIDPGLFDQLFRLQGLLGTSKPVQLISGYRSIDTNNELRAHSRGVAKKSYHTKGQAMDFHIEGVSLANIRKAALSMRAGGVGYYPSSNFVHIDTGPVRHW from the coding sequence ATGGACAAATTTGACGCTAATCGCCGCAAACTGCTGGCGTTAGGTGGTGTTGCGCTTGGCGCAGCGGCCATCTTGCCGACGCCAGCATTTGCCACCCTCTCGACACCTCGTCCGCGAGTTTTAACGCTCAACAATCTTCATACCGGTGAGTCGTTAAAAGCGGAGTTTTTCGATGGCAGAGGCTATATTCAGGATGAATTAGCAAGACTTAACCATTTTTTCCGTGATTTCCGCGCGAATAAAATAAAAGCCATCGATCCAGGACTGTTTGATCAGCTTTTCCGCCTTCAGGGCCTGCTGGGCACCAGCAAGCCGGTTCAGCTCATTTCTGGCTATCGCTCGATTGATACCAATAATGAACTGCGCGCCCACAGTCGCGGGGTAGCGAAAAAAAGCTATCACACGAAGGGACAGGCAATGGACTTCCATATTGAAGGCGTTTCGTTAGCCAATATTCGCAAAGCTGCGTTATCTATGCGCGCAGGTGGTGTAGGATATTACCCCAGCAGCAACTTTGTGCATATTGATACCGGTCCGGTTCGGCACTGGTAA
- a CDS encoding MBL fold metallo-hydrolase — MNYRIIPVTAFSQNCSLIWCEQTKLAALVDPGGDAEKIKQEVADSGVTLMQILLTHGHLDHVGAAAELAEHYGVPIVGPEKEDEFWLQGLPAQSRMFGLDECQPLTPDRWLNEGERVSIGNVTLQVLHCPGHTPGHIVFFDDQSRLLISGDVIFKGGVGRSDFPRGDHGQLIQSIKQKLLPLGDDVTFIPGHGPMSTLGYERLHNPFLQDEMPVW, encoded by the coding sequence ATGAACTATCGTATTATTCCGGTTACCGCGTTCTCCCAGAATTGTTCATTGATCTGGTGCGAACAGACTAAACTGGCCGCGCTTGTCGATCCCGGCGGTGACGCTGAGAAGATCAAGCAGGAAGTCGCCGACAGCGGCGTGACGCTCATGCAGATTTTACTGACGCATGGTCACCTCGACCATGTGGGTGCAGCGGCTGAACTGGCTGAACACTACGGCGTGCCGATAGTCGGTCCGGAAAAAGAAGATGAGTTCTGGCTGCAGGGGTTACCCGCCCAAAGCCGCATGTTTGGCCTGGATGAGTGTCAGCCACTGACGCCCGATCGCTGGCTGAACGAAGGAGAGCGCGTTAGCATAGGGAATGTGACTTTACAGGTGTTGCATTGTCCTGGGCATACGCCAGGCCATATCGTCTTCTTTGATGACCAGTCCCGTCTGCTGATTTCCGGCGATGTGATTTTCAAAGGTGGCGTAGGACGCAGCGATTTTCCGCGCGGCGATCACGGTCAACTGATTCAGTCGATTAAACAGAAGTTATTGCCGCTGGGTGATGATGTAACGTTTATCCCTGGACACGGTCCGATGTCGACGCTGGGCTATGAACGGCTCCATAACCCGTTCCTTCAGGATGAAATGCCTGTCTGGTAA
- the mukE gene encoding chromosome partition protein MukE — translation MSLTNIEQVMPVKLAQALANPLFPALDSQLRAGRHIGLDELDNHAFLMDFQEYLEEFYARYNVELIRAPEGFFYLRPRSTTLIPRSVLSELDMMVGKILCYLYLSPERLANEGIFTQQELYDELLTLADESKLLKLVNNRSTGSDLDRQKLQEKVRSSLNRLRRLGMVWFMGHDSSKFRITESVFRFGADVRAGDDAREAQLRMIRDGEAMPVENHLQLNDEHEENLPDSGEEE, via the coding sequence ATGTCATTGACAAATATTGAACAAGTGATGCCCGTTAAGCTGGCACAGGCGCTGGCGAATCCGTTATTTCCGGCGCTGGACAGCCAGCTGCGTGCCGGTCGTCACATTGGCTTAGACGAGCTGGATAATCACGCCTTTTTGATGGACTTCCAGGAGTACCTGGAAGAGTTTTACGCGCGCTACAACGTGGAGCTTATCCGCGCGCCGGAAGGGTTTTTCTACCTGCGCCCGCGCTCCACGACGCTGATCCCGCGTTCCGTGCTCTCCGAGCTGGATATGATGGTCGGTAAAATTCTTTGCTACCTCTACCTCAGCCCGGAACGTCTGGCGAATGAAGGGATCTTCACCCAGCAGGAACTTTACGACGAGCTGTTGACGCTGGCGGATGAGAGCAAGCTGCTCAAGCTGGTGAACAACCGCTCCACGGGGTCGGATCTTGACCGTCAGAAATTACAGGAAAAGGTTCGCTCTTCCCTGAACCGTCTGCGTCGTCTGGGGATGGTCTGGTTTATGGGCCACGACAGCAGCAAATTCCGCATTACGGAATCTGTCTTCCGTTTCGGCGCAGACGTGCGTGCGGGCGATGACGCGCGTGAAGCGCAGCTTCGCATGATCCGCGACGGTGAAGCGATGCCGGTGGAAAACCATTTGCAGCTCAATGACGAGCATGAAGAGAATCTGCCGGATAGCGGGGAGGAAGAGTAA
- the aspC gene encoding aspartate transaminase → MFENITAAPADPILGLADLFRADDRPGKINLGIGVYKDETGKTPVLTSVKKAEQYLLENETTKNYLGIDGIPEFGRCTQELLFGKGSAIVSDKRARTAQTPGGTGALRVAADFLAKNTSVKRVWVSNPSWPNHKSVFNSAGLEVREYAYYDAANHALDFDGLLASLSEAQAGDVVLFHGCCHNPTGIDPTLEQWQHLAKLSVEKGWLPLFDFAYQGFARGLEEDAEGLRTFAAVHQELIVASSYSKNFGLYNERVGACTLVAANEETVDRAFSQMKSVIRANYSNPPAHGASVVATILSNDALRAIWEQELNDMRQRIQRMRLLFVNTLAEKGADRDFSFIIKQNGMFSFSGLTKEQVLRLREEFGVYAVASGRVNVAGMTPDNMAPLCEAIVAVL, encoded by the coding sequence ATGTTTGAGAACATTACCGCCGCTCCTGCCGACCCTATTCTGGGCCTGGCCGATCTGTTTCGTGCCGACGACCGCCCTGGCAAAATCAACCTGGGTATTGGTGTATATAAAGATGAAACCGGCAAAACTCCGGTACTGACCAGCGTTAAGAAAGCTGAGCAGTATCTGCTGGAAAACGAAACCACCAAAAACTACCTCGGTATTGATGGTATCCCTGAATTTGGTCGCTGCACCCAGGAGCTGCTGTTCGGTAAAGGCAGCGCAATTGTGAGTGACAAACGTGCCCGCACAGCACAGACCCCAGGCGGTACCGGTGCGTTGCGCGTGGCGGCGGATTTCCTTGCGAAAAACACTTCTGTTAAGCGCGTATGGGTAAGCAACCCAAGCTGGCCGAACCACAAGAGCGTGTTTAACTCTGCGGGTCTGGAAGTGCGTGAATACGCCTACTACGACGCGGCAAACCACGCTCTCGACTTTGACGGCCTGCTGGCGAGCCTGAGCGAGGCGCAGGCAGGTGACGTGGTGCTGTTCCACGGCTGCTGCCACAACCCAACCGGTATCGACCCGACGCTTGAGCAGTGGCAACACCTGGCGAAGCTGTCCGTAGAGAAAGGCTGGCTGCCGCTGTTTGATTTTGCCTACCAGGGCTTCGCCCGTGGTCTGGAAGAAGATGCCGAAGGCCTGCGCACGTTCGCCGCCGTGCACCAGGAGCTGATTGTCGCAAGCTCCTACTCCAAGAACTTTGGTCTGTACAATGAGCGCGTGGGTGCCTGTACGCTGGTTGCCGCTAACGAAGAGACCGTCGATCGTGCGTTCAGCCAGATGAAATCGGTTATCCGCGCTAACTACTCTAACCCACCGGCACACGGTGCGTCTGTTGTTGCGACTATCCTGAGCAACGATGCGCTGCGCGCTATCTGGGAACAAGAGCTGAACGATATGCGTCAGCGTATTCAGCGCATGCGCCTGCTGTTTGTGAACACCCTGGCTGAGAAAGGCGCGGATCGCGACTTCAGCTTTATCATCAAACAGAACGGCATGTTCTCATTCAGCGGCCTGACCAAAGAGCAGGTTCTGCGTCTGCGTGAAGAGTTTGGCGTGTACGCCGTGGCCTCTGGCCGCGTGAACGTTGCAGGCATGACGCCTGACAACATGGCGCCACTGTGCGAAGCGATTGTCGCCGTACTGTAA
- the mukB gene encoding chromosome partition protein MukB: protein MIERGKFRSLTLINWNGFFARTFDLDELVTTLSGGNGAGKSTTMAAFVTALIPDLTLLHFRNTTEAGATSGSRDKGLHGKLKAGVCYSVLDVINSRHQRVVVGVRLQQVAGRDRKVDIKPFAIQGLPTSVQPTALLTETLNERQARVLTLQELKDKLEAIEGVQFKQFNSITDYHSLMFDLGVVARRLRTASDRSKYYRLIEASLYGGISSAITRSLRDYLLPENSGVRKAFQDMEAALRENRMTLEAIRVTQSDRDLFKHLISEATNYVAADYMRHANERRVHLDQALEYRRELFTSRKQLVAEQYKHVEMARELGEHNGAEGDLEADYQAASDHLNLVQTALRQQEKIERYEADLDELQIRLEEQNEVVAEAADMQEENEARAEAAELEVDELKSQLADYQQALDVQQTRAIQYTQALQALQRAKELCHLPDLTPDSADEWLDTFQAKEQEATEKLLSLEQKMSVAQTAHSQFEQAYQLVVAINGPLARNEAWDVARELLRDGVNQRHLAEQVQPLRMRLNELEQRLREQQEAERLLAEFCKRQGKNYDFDELEALHQELEARIAALSDTVSNASEQRMALRQELEQIQSRSKALLERAPVWLAAQSSLNQLSEQCGEQFESSQEVTEYLQQLLEREREAIVERDEVGARKRDVDEEIERLSQPGGSEDPRLNALAERFGGVLLSEIYDDVGLDDAPYFSALYGPSRNAIVVPDLSLISEQLAGLEDCPEDLYLIEGDPQSFDDSVFSVDELEKAVVVKIADRQWRYSRFPELPLFGRAARESRIESLHAERETLSERFATLSFDVQKTQRLHQSFSRFIGSHLAVAFDADPEAEIRKLNTRRSELERAIASHESDNQQSRVQFEQAKEGVAALNRILPRLNLLADDTLADRVDEIQERLDEAQEAARFVQQHGNQLAKLEPVVSVLQSDPEQFEQLKEDYAWSQQVQREARQQAFALTEVVQRRAHFGYSDSAEMLSGNSDLNEKLRQRLEQAEAERTRAREAMRSHSAQLNQYNQVLASLKSSFDTKKELLNDLQKELQDIGVRADSGAEERARIRRDELHSQLSNNRARRNQLEKALTFCEAEMDNLTRRLRKLERDYHEMREQVVTAKAGWCAVMRMVKDNNVERRLHRRELAYLSADELRSMSDKALGALRLAVADNEHLRDVLRMSEDPKRPERKIQFFVAVYQHLRERIRQDIIRTDDPVEAIEQMEIELGRLTEELTSREQKLAISSRSVANIIRKTIQREQNRIRQLNQGLQSVSFGQVNSVRLNVNVREAHATLLEVLSEQHEQHQDLFNSNRLTFSEALAKLYQRLNPQIDMGQRTPQTIGEELLDYRNYLEMEVEVNRGSDGWLRAESGALSTGEAIGTGMSILVMVVQSWEDEARRLRGKDISPCRLLFLDEAARLDARSIATLFELCERLDMQLIIAAPENISPEKGTTYKLVRKVFQNSEHVHVVGLRGFAPQPPESLPETTADAS from the coding sequence ATGATTGAACGCGGTAAATTTCGCTCACTGACGCTGATTAACTGGAACGGCTTCTTTGCCCGAACGTTCGATCTGGATGAGCTGGTCACGACGCTCTCCGGCGGTAACGGTGCGGGTAAATCCACCACCATGGCGGCCTTTGTTACGGCGCTGATCCCTGACCTGACGCTGCTTCACTTCCGTAACACCACCGAAGCGGGGGCCACAAGCGGCTCCCGTGATAAAGGTCTGCACGGTAAGCTGAAGGCCGGCGTCTGTTATTCGGTTCTGGACGTTATTAACTCCCGTCATCAGCGTGTGGTGGTGGGCGTGCGCCTGCAGCAGGTCGCCGGTCGCGACCGTAAAGTGGATATCAAACCGTTTGCAATCCAGGGGCTGCCAACCTCCGTGCAGCCGACGGCGCTGCTCACGGAAACCCTGAACGAACGCCAGGCGCGCGTGTTGACGCTGCAGGAGCTGAAAGACAAGCTTGAGGCCATCGAAGGCGTGCAGTTCAAGCAGTTCAACTCGATTACCGACTACCACTCGCTGATGTTCGATCTGGGCGTGGTGGCGCGTCGTCTGCGCACGGCATCAGACCGTAGCAAATACTACCGCCTGATTGAAGCGTCGCTGTATGGCGGTATCTCCAGCGCGATTACCCGCTCCCTGCGCGACTACCTGCTGCCGGAAAACAGCGGCGTGCGTAAGGCCTTCCAGGATATGGAAGCGGCGCTGCGCGAAAACCGCATGACGCTGGAAGCTATTCGCGTTACCCAGTCTGACCGCGACCTGTTTAAACACCTGATCAGCGAAGCCACCAACTACGTGGCGGCGGACTACATGCGCCACGCCAACGAGCGCCGCGTGCATCTCGATCAGGCATTAGAATACCGTCGCGAGCTGTTTACCTCCCGTAAACAGCTGGTGGCCGAACAGTATAAGCACGTCGAGATGGCGCGCGAGCTGGGCGAGCACAACGGTGCTGAAGGCGACCTGGAAGCCGATTATCAGGCTGCCAGCGATCACCTGAACCTGGTGCAGACCGCGCTGCGTCAGCAGGAAAAAATCGAGCGCTATGAAGCGGACCTCGATGAGCTGCAGATCCGTCTCGAAGAGCAAAATGAAGTGGTGGCTGAAGCCGCCGACATGCAGGAAGAGAACGAAGCCCGCGCCGAAGCGGCCGAGCTGGAAGTGGATGAGCTGAAAAGCCAGCTTGCCGATTACCAGCAGGCGCTTGACGTGCAGCAGACGCGAGCGATTCAGTACACCCAGGCATTGCAGGCATTACAGCGTGCAAAAGAGCTGTGCCATCTGCCTGACCTGACGCCGGACAGCGCCGACGAGTGGCTGGATACCTTCCAGGCCAAAGAGCAGGAAGCCACCGAGAAACTGCTCTCCCTCGAACAGAAAATGAGCGTCGCGCAAACGGCGCACAGCCAGTTTGAGCAGGCTTATCAGCTGGTGGTCGCAATTAACGGCCCGCTGGCGCGTAACGAAGCCTGGGACGTTGCCCGCGAACTGCTGCGCGACGGTGTGAACCAGCGCCATCTGGCCGAGCAGGTTCAGCCGCTGCGTATGCGTCTGAACGAGCTGGAGCAGCGCCTGCGCGAGCAGCAGGAAGCCGAGCGTCTGCTGGCGGAATTCTGCAAGCGTCAGGGAAAAAATTACGATTTCGACGAGCTTGAGGCCCTGCATCAGGAGCTGGAAGCGCGTATTGCGGCCCTGTCCGATACCGTATCAAACGCCAGCGAACAGCGTATGGCCCTGCGTCAGGAGCTGGAGCAGATTCAGTCCCGTTCGAAGGCGCTCCTGGAGCGTGCGCCGGTCTGGCTGGCGGCCCAGAGCAGCCTGAACCAGCTCAGCGAGCAGTGCGGCGAACAGTTCGAATCCAGCCAGGAAGTGACCGAATACCTGCAGCAGCTGCTGGAGCGCGAGCGCGAAGCCATCGTTGAGCGTGACGAAGTGGGCGCCCGCAAGCGCGACGTCGATGAAGAAATTGAGCGCTTAAGCCAGCCGGGCGGGTCAGAAGATCCGCGCCTGAATGCATTAGCCGAGCGTTTTGGCGGCGTGCTGCTGTCGGAAATTTATGACGACGTTGGCCTGGACGATGCTCCGTACTTCTCCGCGCTGTACGGTCCATCCCGCAACGCGATTGTGGTCCCGGATCTGTCGCTGATTTCTGAGCAGCTTGCCGGCCTGGAAGATTGCCCGGAAGATCTCTACCTGATCGAAGGGGATCCGCAGTCGTTCGATGACAGCGTGTTCAGCGTCGACGAGCTGGAAAAAGCGGTGGTGGTGAAAATTGCCGACCGTCAGTGGCGTTACTCCCGCTTCCCTGAGCTGCCGCTGTTTGGCCGCGCCGCGCGCGAAAGCCGCATCGAGAGCCTGCACGCCGAGCGTGAAACGCTGTCTGAACGTTTTGCGACCCTGTCGTTTGACGTGCAGAAAACCCAGCGTCTGCATCAGTCGTTCAGCCGCTTTATCGGCAGCCATCTCGCCGTAGCGTTTGACGCAGATCCGGAAGCCGAAATCCGCAAGCTGAACACCCGCCGTAGCGAGCTGGAACGTGCGATTGCAAGCCATGAAAGTGATAACCAGCAAAGTCGCGTTCAGTTTGAACAGGCGAAAGAGGGCGTCGCTGCCCTTAACCGCATTCTGCCGCGCCTGAATCTGCTGGCGGATGACACGCTGGCTGACCGCGTGGATGAGATCCAGGAGCGTCTGGATGAAGCGCAGGAAGCCGCGCGTTTCGTTCAGCAGCACGGCAATCAGCTGGCGAAGCTGGAGCCCGTCGTGTCTGTCCTGCAGAGCGACCCGGAACAGTTCGAGCAGTTAAAAGAAGATTATGCCTGGTCGCAGCAGGTGCAGCGCGAAGCGCGTCAGCAGGCGTTTGCTCTGACGGAAGTGGTGCAGCGTCGCGCGCACTTTGGCTACTCCGATTCGGCTGAAATGCTGAGCGGTAACAGCGATCTGAACGAAAAACTGCGTCAGCGCCTTGAGCAGGCGGAGGCGGAACGTACTCGCGCCCGCGAAGCGATGCGCAGCCACTCCGCTCAGCTGAACCAGTACAATCAGGTGCTGGCCTCGCTGAAAAGCTCCTTCGATACCAAGAAAGAGCTGTTAAACGATCTGCAGAAAGAGCTTCAGGACATCGGCGTGCGTGCCGACAGCGGGGCAGAAGAGCGCGCGCGTATTCGTCGTGACGAGCTGCATTCTCAGCTCAGCAATAACCGCGCGCGTCGCAATCAGCTGGAAAAAGCGCTGACCTTCTGCGAAGCCGAAATGGATAACCTGACCCGTCGCCTGCGCAAGCTGGAACGCGACTATCACGAAATGCGCGAGCAGGTCGTGACCGCCAAGGCGGGCTGGTGCGCGGTGATGCGCATGGTGAAAGACAATAACGTTGAGCGTCGTCTGCACCGTCGTGAGCTGGCATATCTCTCCGCCGATGAGCTGCGTTCCATGTCGGATAAGGCGTTGGGTGCTCTGCGTCTGGCGGTGGCGGATAACGAACACCTGCGCGATGTCCTGCGCATGTCAGAGGATCCGAAACGTCCTGAACGTAAAATCCAGTTCTTCGTGGCGGTTTACCAGCACCTGCGCGAGCGTATTCGCCAGGACATCATCCGTACTGACGATCCGGTCGAAGCCATCGAACAGATGGAAATCGAGCTGGGCCGTCTGACGGAAGAGCTGACCTCCCGCGAGCAGAAGCTGGCAATCAGCTCCCGCAGCGTAGCGAACATTATTCGTAAAACCATTCAGCGCGAGCAGAACCGTATCCGCCAGCTCAACCAGGGGCTGCAGAGCGTGTCGTTTGGTCAGGTGAACAGCGTGCGCCTCAACGTTAACGTGCGTGAAGCGCATGCCACCCTGCTGGAAGTGCTTTCTGAGCAGCACGAGCAGCATCAGGATCTGTTTAACAGTAACCGTCTGACCTTCTCCGAAGCGCTGGCGAAGCTCTATCAGCGCCTGAACCCGCAGATTGATATGGGGCAGCGTACGCCGCAAACCATCGGTGAAGAGCTGCTGGACTACCGTAACTATCTGGAAATGGAAGTTGAGGTAAACCGTGGCTCAGACGGCTGGCTGCGTGCGGAATCCGGAGCGCTCTCTACCGGTGAAGCGATCGGTACCGGTATGTCAATTCTGGTGATGGTGGTACAGAGCTGGGAAGACGAAGCGCGCCGCCTGCGCGGCAAAGACATCTCCCCATGCCGACTGCTGTTCCTTGATGAGGCTGCGCGTCTTGATGCGCGCTCCATTGCCACGCTTTTTGAGCTTTGCGAACGTCTCGATATGCAGCTCATCATTGCGGCACCGGAGAACATCAGTCCCGAAAAAGGGACAACCTACAAGCTGGTGCGTAAAGTGTTCCAGAACAGCGAACACGTTCACGTTGTTGGGCTGCGTGGCTTTGCGCCGCAGCCGCCAGAATCATTGCCTGAAACCACGGCGGACGCTTCCTGA